In the Arachis ipaensis cultivar K30076 chromosome B04, Araip1.1, whole genome shotgun sequence genome, AATACTTTGTTGGTAGTGGAGAATATGGCCAAGTATGGTGTGAAGACATTGATATATTCTAGCACATGCGCCACATATGGGGAACCCGAAAAGATGCCCATTACAGAAGAAACAGAACAGGTTGGAATCTAAATGTGGTCTGATTTAAGGACTTTGGTCGACAAATCTTCGCTTTTTTTCTTTGGCTTCTTGTAATGTCTTTGATAGATATGGGTATTTTCCAATTTCAGCATCCGATTAATCCATATGGAAAAGCCAAGAAGATGGCAGAAGATATTATCATTGATTTTTCCAAAAATTCGAAGATGGCAGTAATGATTTTGAGGTTTGTCTTTTATATTACATTCCTGTTTTCCCATCATTATCAATGATTCTTAGTATATCTTGTTTTTGCTGAAACCATGCAAGGTGTGCATGGTTCAAATGTCATGCATATTAGGtagaaatttaataatttaggTTTTGCTTAGATGTTTATCGTTGATAACTTTCTTTTGCCATCTAGATACTTCAATGTGATTGGATCTGATCCCGAGGGCAGATTAGGTGAGGCTCCAAGACCTGAACTACGTGAGCATGGTCGTATTTCAGGTGCCTGCTTTGATGCAGCTCGTAGTATTACATCTGGCTTAAAGGTATGCCGCCGGCCATTGTCACTATTTAATCGTCTGAAACGGAATTGTAAATTATTTACTTAAGTCAGAAAAATATAAAATCCGTCCGTGTTAGGGGATTGATCATGGAACTAAACCTTTGATGCATAGTTCGGAGAATCGATAATTCATACTTAACATTCGATGCATAGCCAGTGATGCTTTCCAAAGTAATCTAACTCATGATGAGTTTACTATTTATTTGATGAACATAAGATTCCTGCAGTACCAGAGTAGTTGTGCTTGTCAAATTTTTCATCTTTACTGTCTCCGTTTCCAAATAATTGTCGCTTTCATCTTTCCTTTGTTCATTTTGTTTGCTGTGACTTTGCAGGTTAAAGGAACAGATTATAAAACACCAGATGGAACATGCATTCGGGATTATATTGACGTAACTGACTTGGTTGATGCTCATGTAAAAGCTCTTCAAAAGGCAGAACCTGGTAAAGTTGGGATCTACAATGTTGGCACCGGAAAGGGTAGGTTTTAGTTAGCACTTTGGATATGAACCACTCTGCATAAATTTTCTTGAGAAATCAAACTCGGTTTTCTTGGTTATCTCAAGATTCTCATGCTGggcggttttttttttctttttcaggtaGATCAGTCAAGGAGTTTGTGGATGCTTGCAAGAAGGCTACCGGGGTGGACATTAAGGTAGACTATCTTCCACGCCGGCCGGGTGACTATGCCGAGGTGTATAGCGATCCAACAAAGATCAGAGTCGAACTGAATTGGACTGCACAACACACTGACCTCGAGAAGAGTTTGCAGGTTGCATGGAAGTGGCAGAAATACCACCGTGACGGTTACGGGATCGCCTCTGCAATCTGAAGCATTCTAGAAAGCTTTTTAGCATAGCAAACCATATCAGCTGCCCCTTTGATTGCTCTCATACATGTATGTTAGGCTGATTTTTTGTTCATATAGAGAGGGTTGGTAGCTTCATTCATTATTATACTTACATGTAATTCAACCACACAATGATTCAATAATATAATGAATGCTCTGGCTAATGCAGCATTGACCAGAATTTACTTAAATTTGTAGATTTATTTCAAGTTGAAACACAAAAAGAAAAGTATGCTTGCATTATAGCTTtccataattaaaattaaaaatattaaacgaGATTATGATTTTCGTGTTAACGTAGACATTGAGAGGTCCTGATCACCGAAAAAGCAGCCAAACAATAAACACAAAATAGAATTTAGCTTATTCTTTATTGGCCAAGAAAATAGCTATTTTcataagaaataaataaaagagctTCTTCGTGTCTATTCATATTCTTTGTGGGTCAACAAATTGGTCTGGTATTAAGAGTGTATGACAGTTTGCACGTGAAAGGTTGAAACAGAAATCTGTGGCTCAATGTGTCTCCGCTGGATAGAGCAACTCGAGCCCACGAATTGATCTTTCATTTTGCCGACAGTTTTTGCATCATTGATTTTGTTATTCCGTATTTAGAGCACCTCCAATGGTGAGTTCCTCTTTGACTTTTTTCTGATATACAGGAACTCTAACCATTGGAGGAGAGAAGGAGTGAGTTCCCGCACAAGGATTAAGGTAAGGGAGTCCCTCTAAGCAGGGACTCAAATTAAACAATAATAACTTGCCATTTGccaagttattataaaaaaataataatataaaatctgaaataattaaataattaaataataattaaattaataataattataataaaaattatattaaataattatatttttatttaattaataatttatattaattatttaaataataattaattagattaaataattaaatttttatttaattaattatttatattataattaatattgaatattatttatattattatattaaattataattaattaaatttacttacattaaaaaataaatttaatttttataccttataaaataatttttagttgagttggttatttttatttttaaaatttaaaatgctaatgatattattaaaattagcagttgtaaacacaaaactataaattagtataatctcgaattatatattgtgtattattattatatatgaatttatttaatattaatatcttttaataatgaattatttttaaatttataaatttaaataatattattgaaaaaattaattatattaattttaagtattttaattaattaattaagtgggaccacaatagggactaaagttagttcctcctaatggagaagagagatgctttgagttcctatttattgtttatgacgcaaaagctgatgtggagttactttttatgacaagtGGACCATAAACAGGAACTGTgatgagttccctactggagatggtcttaTAATCTTTGAAAGTGTTTTTCCCTTATATATTTATTATGTTCAAAGTTTTAATGCCTTGCTCGTAAATAATTGTAATCATTTTAAGGATTTAGTTAAAAAATGCTCTAAGACCACCATGGTTTAAgagaataaaagtaaaaaaaactgATATTTTTAATgcataaaaaaacttaaaaatttacaTTTGTTTTGCATTTTCTATGTAAACTTTCTAATTGCAGTGCCGTTAAAAAGTGCCCTTAATGTACCAAAGATTAATTATTAACTATGAAGGACAGACACTTCGCTGAGTTATCGTGTCTACATGTCGGACACATTTCAGACACGACACTCGtctgacacgcgtgtctgctgtgtccaaccgtgtcttaataaaaaataaaaaattcttcaccGGACAcatctaaataccatcacgtgtccgcgtgtccagtcttattcttaacatatattcttaaaataaatttatatataatatatattattatttattaaaacaaaaatattttaaatacttgatataattaaaataagacattaaaaataattaaaaattttaatttatattttaatatcaataaaatatcaaaatatcattacaatttatctaaaaaatactttatattttatatatatacgtgagagagagagagagagagagagagagagcatgtAGGGTTTTAGAATTTGGAATGTATGCAGCTATCAAAATTCCATTTGTGCAAACCTAGCTTTTATTTGCATAAATAATTGCAACCATATCAAAGGAAGTAATATAATTTCAATCCAAGACTACTAGTAAACATGAAAAACAAGGCATCAGACATAATACGAAATACAACTATATATACTCACTGCTATTAAATATTGTTGTCTAGCAATGATGCCCAAAATTCCTCGAGCTCCATGTTCATTTGTTGCTGAACCACTCAAACCAAGTAGTTGTTTCCTTGTTAACTGGGGAAAACCAAATGCTCACAGTTCACAAATTAGATCACTGCAATTCCGTTTTACCCAATGATATTTCTTACTTTTACTGTAAAATGTACAAGATGAAAATGAAGTAGATTCAAAATTAATGAGCTGTAGCTTTTACACATCAAGACTCAAGTAAACAAAACATTGTCATCAAATTTGGATCCTATGACATTTCCCAACTAATTACGTTCTAATAATATGAAACACATTGTACGATAAAATAAAATTCTGTAACCAATACAATAGCCATGATTAGGTGTAACAATTGCATAGGAAGACGGCACACCATTCGAATCTCAAGAAATCAATCATTAACTCATCAAGAAAATGATTGCAGCGCTCTATCAAAGCTTTCTTCGGCTGTTGTTACTCGTTTAACCAGTACATGGTCCGGGTGTGAAAGTTTCAGCTGACTGCAAAACAAACCAACCACTCATTAGTGGAATATCCTCTCATAATATGAGCTAGAATTTATTTCAGTCCCGTGAACTATGCAGTATCTTAGTATAATGCTGTTGTTTTAATTTAATACTATCATTGAATAATATGTTAATAATCTTTATCTTAATCTAACAAGTTCAGCATTGACACACCAATGGGATGAAAATAGGATAGACAGAGAATCACAGTGCTGATTGGCTTCTACAATATCAGTATGTCAACCATAAAATTATTGTTTAATTAAATGTAAACTTCAAATATAACCAGTCTGGAACATGAATAACCGCTACATTAGATTTCCCACTTCAAGCACACAGATATGCCCTAGGGTATGTAGCCAGACCACACCAATATAAACTTAAAAAGATTTCAATCACCTGAATTTATATAAATCTTAGCACCATATTCGGGTACTTTAAACGACTTATGGAGTAAAGAATTGAATCTTATAAAGCAATTCATCCAATTGATTTTTGAACTCCTACTTCCTTACATTCATCACCAAGTACTACCATTTTACGCTAAAATGCTATGAGCCTGTGACTAAGGACACCAGCTATTGTGTACATATTCAAACTACAAATATTACCTGCTAGGTTGATTATTGAATAACACTTCTTAAGGTGCAAGTGATTCATCCCTCTATATCAATTCTAGCTTGATTTCGATTGAAATACAAGGAGATATACTACAGATGGGGAAAGCCAAAAAAGGGCTCCACTAAAGACGCAACCACTCATTCAGAGAAGGAAACAGAGAATAAAGGTGTTCTGACAGTTTACCTGAATGATTTAGAAGATGGCTTGCCAAGGTGAAGACAGCATACAACTAGATTAGCTAGAGTTTCTGGATCCCTGGCATCCTGTAAAGATCACAAAAAACTTTGTTAACTACATACAAAATTTGTCTTTTTCtcccccaagaaaaaaaaaagtcttgTCAATCGCTATTGTAACATTTCTTAAAGCCCTATAAAGTCTAGAAGCCAAGAATCACCAGAGAGAATATATGAATATTCAGTTAGAGATGAAGTGAGAAATTTCTGgcaacattcattcattcattcaacaaTTTATGCAAATCATACAAGAAAAACTATTCAGATTCATTCTGAAGTGAATAAAGTTAACAGAAACAAGCAATATGAATTAACAGCAATTGCAGAACTTCAAGGAGATATATGAAATCAACCAGCTAAAACTTGCCTTGTTCAGTGCTTCAACCAAAAGGGTTTCAGCTTCGTCAAAGTTACCCATGTGCATGCAGCAAACAGCCTTCCCATTCAAGAGCAAACTGGTGGACTGATACCTCTCAGACAAATCCTGGAAGATGAGATGTGCCTCCTGGATCTTTGACCCGCCCTGATATAATACCAACCACACCAAATTCATAAAATGATTACCAAAttcatcaaattaattttttcaaatttgatttcttACCACAGCCAAATCTAGCCATGCATTGGCAAGCTGTGTGAGGGTGTGATCCTCATCAATCTGCTGCATCATCCTGAGCTGCCTCTCAGCAAAATCAGACCTATGCATCTTAATAAAGATCTGCACATTCAATGCATGCCTGAAACCAAAGATCCAAAGTTGACACAACAAACTCACACGATCCATAAACTAATAGAATGAATCAGATCCTCTTAAATGAAGATACAAACAACCACATCATACACAAGTCACAACTAATATCCAATTCAATTTGTCCACTTATCGAAATCAACACTATTCCcccaaatttaataaaataaaaacggCAACAACAACAAACTTAACATGTTTCTGGATTAAATTGTTCCGTACAAAATTGAACAGGAACTAAACATTTCACAAATAAGAGATTCACGAAAAAGAGGAATTACAATTCCATTGTTCCTCCGGCATTGGTGTACTTAAGAGCCTCGTTGAAGTCCTGCTCGTGCAAGAAAATCGTCCCTGCGATCAACCTCAGCGTAGGGTTGTTCCCGATTGCTGGATCCGCCAGCCACTCCTTGAGGCTCGAGATCGCAGATTCCTGCACCAACAACCAAACAAATCAAAACCACGATAAACTGGCGAGATCTACGGAGATTTCGGCGATAAATTGAGGATGAACCTTTTGTGAGGCGCCGGAGAAGTAGAGGGCGAGGAGCTTGACGGCTTGGAGAGGAGTGGGGGCGTTCTGGTCGATCTCGGAGATGACGAACTGGAGCTGGCCGAGTGCGATGTAGCAGCGATGCACCAGCGAGTCCCTCTCGACGACGTCGTCCGGTGAGAGGTTTGAGACGTCGCTGCTGTTGATGGCGGCTTGGTATGCGCCAAGGTAGAAGTTATTACGAAGGTTGAAGAGGTGGTCCGGTGCCGCCATTGTTACAGAGTTTGGTGCAGACGCAGATCTGAacgaagaagaagcagcagcttTGCGCACAGAAGATTCAGATCAGAAAGAACCGAAGAGGGAGTGATTCGTGTCTGAGCTATTTGATGAGTGAAAGACACAAATGATTAAAtgaaacacttttttttttttttactgacAGTAACGGAAATGAAACAGGTCATGTATTAATGCGTTCTGGGCTGCTTTTGTTTTATTGTTGGGCTTCGGCTTGGGCTCACTCTTCCCACACTGAACAAAATCTGATTATTTTCAAGTGTTTTTTTTTGTCATTACACAACTCACACACCCACACTAGGTTTTTTAAACCTCATCCAATCATGTTCGTAGCGCTGGCCAGGGGAGTGAGCAGCGTTGTTTATGGCGAGGTTCAGTAGTCAGAGTGTGAG is a window encoding:
- the LOC107638934 gene encoding UDP-arabinose 4-epimerase 1, encoding MLNIGRSRSQPRATRAMSLGGMDYADPKRKGNYFGKILLAAALTTLCIIMIKRSPSLNSPSPFSIREPGVIHVLVTGGAGYIGSHAALRLLKDNYRVTIVDNLSRGNLGAVRVLQNLFSEPGRLQFIYADLGDPKSVDKIFSENKFDAVMHFAAVAYVGESTMDPLKYYHNITSNTLLVVENMAKYGVKTLIYSSTCATYGEPEKMPITEETEQHPINPYGKAKKMAEDIIIDFSKNSKMAVMILRYFNVIGSDPEGRLGEAPRPELREHGRISGACFDAARSITSGLKVKGTDYKTPDGTCIRDYIDVTDLVDAHVKALQKAEPGKVGIYNVGTGKGRSVKEFVDACKKATGVDIKVDYLPRRPGDYAEVYSDPTKIRVELNWTAQHTDLEKSLQVAWKWQKYHRDGYGIASAI
- the LOC107638933 gene encoding coatomer subunit epsilon-1, which produces MAAPDHLFNLRNNFYLGAYQAAINSSDVSNLSPDDVVERDSLVHRCYIALGQLQFVISEIDQNAPTPLQAVKLLALYFSGASQKESAISSLKEWLADPAIGNNPTLRLIAGTIFLHEQDFNEALKYTNAGGTMELHALNVQIFIKMHRSDFAERQLRMMQQIDEDHTLTQLANAWLDLAVGGSKIQEAHLIFQDLSERYQSTSLLLNGKAVCCMHMGNFDEAETLLVEALNKDARDPETLANLVVCCLHLGKPSSKSFSQLKLSHPDHVLVKRVTTAEESFDRALQSFS